From the Trabulsiella odontotermitis genome, the window TCATAATCTCTCACGTTTCCCTTTTTAGAACTCTGCCACACACGGATAAAACCTTATAACAAAGCAACAAAACCCGTTATTCAGACACGGTAATGCCTAGTTTTTTTGCCAGAATTTCAGATGACAAAGAAACCCTTATCGACTTCCCGGTTACAAGGTGAATGATTGTGGCTTCATGCCCTTCAACAGAGTGGGATATTAACTCACGCTGAATGATATGCGTCTCTCCATCATTTCCCGTCACGGCTATTAGGCTCTCTGTAGAACAGGGGTTGATACTACTAATGTTGGTGTTGTTTTCGGTTTTGTTCAGCATCGCTGATCCTCAAATATCGGTTTGTGTTACGTCTGCCGCTTTGCGCTGGATAAGCGACTTAAAGAAATCCGACGCCTTCAGAATATCGCTATCCTGGAAGTCGGGAAATGTCGCTTCTGTCAGCTCCTGCGCCGTACCTGCCCGTATAACGGTTTCATCGCGGATCATCGTTCGCTTAACGCCATCAGCCTGTTTTTTGCTGAAGGAGTGCCGGAAAATAATCGCGTATTGGCCGCCGCTATCCTGATGAACAGAAGTATCCCAGCGATGATTACCCTGTTTACGATAGTGGTGATAGATTTGCTGGCCGTAGCGCTCCTGATCGGAATTACGGTAATCGAACATTAACAGTTCCAAAAGCATTAACCGATCTGGCAATTGCCAGGCGGTAGGGTGTTGAAGTGTCGCTAACATAGTTTCCC encodes:
- the ardR gene encoding antirestriction protein ArdAB regulator ArdR, with the translated sequence MLATLQHPTAWQLPDRLMLLELLMFDYRNSDQERYGQQIYHHYRKQGNHRWDTSVHQDSGGQYAIIFRHSFSKKQADGVKRTMIRDETVIRAGTAQELTEATFPDFQDSDILKASDFFKSLIQRKAADVTQTDI